The Paraburkholderia acidiphila DNA window GCACGGCTCGCGCGCCTGTTCAATATCGGCTCGGCTTCGACTACGTTCAACGGAAGCGGCAATCATTCGCTTTCGAGCGACATGACCGGTACGCTGGCCGTCACGGTGATCAGCAAGACGCCTACGGGCAATCTGGTGGTCTCGGGGGAGAAAATCATTGCGATGAGCGGTGAGCATCAACGCCTGCGGCTTTCCGGAATCGTCAATCCGAACGACGTGGAAGCCGACAACTACGTTGAGTCGGGCAAGATCGCCAACGCGCGAATCGAGCAGGTGGGGCGCGGTTTGCTCAACGATGCGACTACCGTCGGGTGGTTGCAGCGCATGTTTCTTAGTGTGCTGACGTTCTGAGGTATTTTCGTGATGCGTGGCCGCTTTGGCCTTTCCCTGCCGTCAAGGAAAGGCCAAACCGGTCGCCTAACGATCAGTCTTCCTCACCATCCGGCATTTCGCCTTCGAACTCGTCGGCGTACTCGCCGCCCGCTTGATCCCCATGCTCGCGAGCCTGTTCGCCAAAGCGCTCGGCGAAACCCACTTCGCCATCCGGCACGAACACATACCCGTGCCCCCACACCGTCTGAAGATAGCGCGGCTCGGAAGGATCGGTTTCGATCAGCCGCCGCAAGCGCCAGATCGCCACATCCAGACTACGGTTGCGATACCGCCCCGCCTCTCCGTACACGATTTCGATAATCCGCTCGCGCGAAAGAATCGTCATCGAGTGATTGACGAACAGCTTGAGGAACGCGAATTCGCTAGAGCGCAGCGGCATGCGCACTTCGTCGCGATACAGCTCCCGCGAACGAAAATCGAGCTCGAACGGGCCGAAGCGAAACGATTCGCGGCTCTCCGGCGCGCCCGTGAGGTTCGAAATGCTGCGCCGGCGCATGACCGATCGAATGCGCGCCACCAGTTCGCCCGGATCGAACGGTTTGCCCACGTAGTCGTCGGCGCCAAATTCGAGACCCAGCACGCGATCGATCACTTCGTTGCGCGCGGTGAGCATGATGACCGGCAGATCGTCGCCGCTTTCGCGCAAGGCGCGCAGCGCGCTGATGCCATCCACCTCCGGCATCATGATATCGAGCACGACAACCTGCGGCCGTTCGGAGCGCAACCGCTCCTGCATCGCACGCACGGAAGGCAGCGTCGTGACGGTGAAGCCGCGCATCTGCAGATATTCGGCCGTGACGTCACGCACGACCGGATCGTCGTCGACGAGAAAGATATTATTTGCCATGCGTAAATCGTAAGGGACGAGAACGAGCCGGTACAGGCCCGCAGCCTTACCAATCCTTTCCCGCGCGCCGCGCGGGCGACCCGGTTTACTGGTCGCGTGAAGCGGACTGGAATGAATTGCCCAATTGCGTCTGGTCGACCACCATGCTGTCCAGCAGCCCCTTGAGCTTCACCGCCGCACTCGAGTAGCGGTCGGTACCGAGGCCGCGTACTTCGTAACGCCCCGTAACGGCAATATGGTTATGCATGAAGATCGTCAGATTGATCGTCGAAAGATAGGCGCGGCTTTCGTCGCTGAACGTCGGTTTGCCGAATTCGATCGACGCGTTATACACGAGACGTCCTTCGCAACTCACCGGCTCGGTTCCGGCGCCGTACACGTCCGACGTCACGCCGCGCTGCGAGAGCACGAGTTGCAGCGATGGCACGAAGTCTCCCGATGTGACCATGGGATTGTTCTCGATACAGATCGAGCTCAGATTGACTGGCCGCCCCGTCACGAATTTAGGCGAAGAGTAGTTCGATGCGACGGCGTAGCCTGCCTGAATCACGGAGCCAGTCGCATCGGCCGCGGTGATGAGCGTCCATGCGCAGCCGTTGAGCGCGAGTGCCGCGGCGCACGCGGCGCCGAGTTTCAGCGTGCGTGCGCTCGCACGGCTGACATATGACACGATTTCATGTGGCATGGGAGCGGAGACCCGATGCGTTGATGGGCTGCGCGGAACAAGACAGGCTCCCGGCAGGACTCAGCACGCATGATCGGCGCTAAGCGCTGCGCGCGATGGCCGGGACATCGGTCAATGTTGAATGCCACTTTCCACTTCTTCGAAATCCTCCCGCCCGGTAAGGACCTGAATGCCCGTATTGCACGCCATTTCAATGCGAAGGCGCGCGCTACAGGCACGCAGCGTCCCGCCGCGATGACTACGCGCAGCGGCACGTGTAATGGTTCGTAAGCGCTTCTGCATTCTCCCCGCTGAGTCAGACATTGCGCGCTCATCGCCGCGCTATCGTACTCACTGCAGTTCTCACTGCGGCGACGCGCGACTTTGCGACGCCGCACGAGCCACACGCTGCACCCGTCTTTCTCCTATTTCAACATCATCATGGCTGCCATGAACCGAGAACCGAAAATCCGTCGCGCCGCCTTCTTCAAGCGCGGCCTGAACGCTGCTGCGATCGCGCTGTTCGCGTCGCTCGCTGGCTCGCCGTTCGCACACGCTGCGAGTTTCCACTGCCCGCGCAACGCGTCGGCGTCCGAGCGCCTCGTGTGCAACGATCCGACGCTCTCCGCGCTCGACGACAAACTGGCCGCGCTCTATCGCAGCGCCCTCGACGCGACCACCGATACGACCGCACTCGAGGCCGACCGCGTGAGCCAATGGCAGTGGCGCCAGCACAACTGCAAAGACAAGGCGTGCGTGACGGACTGGTACGACCGCCGTATCGCCGAACTCGAAGGCGATCTCAAGCATGGCAAGCAGGCTGCTGTCCAGCGCGTGAAGGAAGGCGTCGTGGACCAGCGCCTCGCCCCTTCCGCACAGGACGCCGTGCTCGAAATGCACGGCATTGCGCCCGCGCCGAAGGACGATAACGCGGCGGCCGCCGACAACGCGAAAAGCGTGAAGAAAGCGGGCGAGAAGGTCGCGTCTGCCGACGCCAATGCGCCGCTTCATCTGCAAAAGATGCCAAGCGGTGTGGCCGCCGACGCACGCCAAACGAAGCTCGCGCAAGCGCACGCCCATCACCTGCCTTCCAAGGAGGCCGCACCAGCCGGCGACGTCTCGGCGGCGACCGCGAAAATGGCCGGCGCGAACTCGGCATTCGCGAAGGCAGCCGGCATGGCGTCCATGGACGCGCCGCCCGCTCAGCCCGCGAGCCCTGCGCTCGGCAACGCAGCCGCGAAGCCAGCAGACCCGACGAATGCGCTGAACTGCGCATCCGTTGCATCGACTGCGCCCGCGCACGCTACGCAAACCTCCATCGAGCCAGGCACCGTCGCCCTGAAGTAAGCGGCCATGTAAGCTGCGGCAAGAAATCTGCGGTCGCGCGCTGTTCTGCCGGTTGTCGATATCAAATAAAATACGGCGATGAGTCCACACGTTCTCATCGTCGACGACGATCCGGTCGTGCGCGATCTCCTCTCCGGCTTTCTTCGAGCCAACGGTTTCGAAGCCTCGGTCCTTCACGACGGCACGCATCTCGGCGCGCGGCTGGAACGCGAGCGGCCATCGGTCGTCGTGCTCGACGTCATGATGCCGCGCACCGACGGCCTGCGCGCCCTCGCCGCCCTGCGCGCGCAAGGCGATGACATTCCGGTGATCTTCGCCTCCGCGCGCAGCGCGGTGGGCGACCGCATTGCCGGTCTTACGCTGGGCGCCGACGACTATATCGCGAAGCCTTTCGATCCCGAGGAACTGTTGCTGCGTATCCAGACCGTGCTGCGCAGGCGCGGCAACGGGCCCGCGGGCGCGCCCACGGCGCGCGAGCGTTACCGCTTCGGCGCTTTCGAACTCGATTTCATGGCGCGCACGCTCGAACGCGACGGCAAGCGTGTGCCGTTGCGCAGCAGTGAGTTCGTCCTCCTGACGATCTTCACGGAACATCCCTACCGTGTGCTTTCGCGTGTGCTGATTCACGATCTGCTGCATGCGGATGGCATGGAATTTAACGAGCGCAGTCTCGACGTGCCGGTCTGGCGCTTGCGCCGCGTGATCGAAGACAATCCTGCGCAGCCGCGCTACGTGCAGACCCTGCGCGGCAAGGGCTATGTGTTCGTCCCGCAAAGCGGGGGCGGCATCGAAGGCGATATCGAGGATCCGTCTGCGAATCCTGCCGCAGACAAGAGCGGCCACCGCACGAACGCGTAATGGCATGAACAATCCGTTGAATACGCTGTTCGGGCGCATGGCGCTGATGTCCGCGCTCCTGTTGTTCGCCATTCAGGCATGCTGGTTCATCGTGTTCGCGCCACAGCCGCGCCGCCACGAAGTGGAGGGCTTCGAGCGCGGCCTGCTGCTCATGCTGCACGCCGCGACAAGCGCGGTACCCGGTACGGCGACGGCCGCGGCAACGAGCGCGCCTCCCAACGAAATGGACCTCGCGCCCGCCCTGCGCGTGCATCTCGTGCCCACCTGGAACATGCCCGCGGACGTGCGGCTCGAAGTCCCGAAGCGCGAGCCGCTCGCCGACTTGCGCAAGCAACTGCTGCGTGACCTGCCGCCCGGCACTGAGATTCTCGCCGACCTGCGCCATCGCGAAGCCCTGTGGGTGCGCTTCGCGGGCCAGCCCACATGGATCGTCGCGCCCGTCGATCTGCCGCCGCCGCGCAATCTGCTGCCGCTGTTCGGTTCGATGCTCGCCATCTCGCTGCTCCTCGCACTGCTCGCCATGTGGCAGATGCAGCGGCCGCTTTCGCTCGTGGCGCAGGCCGCGCGCGCGTTCGGCACCGGCCATCGTCCCGCGCCGGTCAGGCAGCACGGGCCGCGCGAGTTGCGCGAACTGATCGGCTCGTTCAACGGCATGATGAAGCAGCTCAACGAAGCCGACGACGATCAGGCCGTCATGCTCGCGGGCGTCGCGCACGATCTCAAGTCGCCGCTCACGCGCCTGAAACTGCGTGCGAGCATGATGGGCTCGGAGCGCGAGCGCGAACAACTGATTCGCGAAGTCGATTCGCTCAACGATATCGTCCAGCAGTTTCTGGAATTCGCGCGACAGCGGCCCGAATCGGGACCCGAGGTGGAAGTCGACGCGCTGCTGCGCGAGCAGTTCTTTTCCGATGCCGGCGACGACGACGACGCGCTGTTCAGGCTCGATCTGCGCGCAGGCGCGGCGTTCCGGCTGCCGCGCACGCTGCTCGACCGGCTCGTGTCGAATCTCGTCGACAACGCGCTCGAACATGGCGTGCCGCCCGTGGAAATCGCCACGCGCCGCGAAGGCGCGCAGTGGATCGTCGAAGTGCGCGATCATGGCCCGGGCATTCCCCCCGAGCGCGTAGCCGCGGCGCTCAAACCGTTCGTACGCCTTGACGAAGCACGCGGCGGCGAAGGCCACTGCGGGCTCGGGCTCGCCATCGTGACGCGCCTCACGCGCAATCAAGGTGGCCGGTGCGAGTTGTCCAATCACCCCGAAGGCGGCCTGCGCGTGCGTATCGCGCTACCGGCCGATGCAAGAGCCGCCGCGTAAGCGCCTTACGACACTCCGCTTGCCCGCCGGCGCTACCCTGCGCCACGCCGCTCAAACCACGAGCCGCCCGCGCAGACGATCCACCGTTTCGGACGCGAGGCCCAGCCCAACGGTGAGATAGCGGTTGAGGTCCCCGTAGCTTCCCTGCACGGCGTCGAACGCGGCCTGCAGATAGCTGGCCTGCACGGGCGGCGCCACATTGACCGAATCCACGCCTGTCGAGCGCCACGCGTCGGTGAGCATGAAATCCTTCACGATGATTTCGAGCGGCACGTTTGCGATCAGCAGCAACAGCGCGCACGCCCAACCCGCCACGTCCACGCCCGTCCCACCCGTAATCAGCAGGGGCCCCGGCGCATCCGCGATATGTTCGAGCAGCGCGCCGTAGACCGAACCTTGCATGCGGCCTGTCACGAGCGTGCGCCAATGCGATTGCATCGCGGCATCGAGCTCGCCGGCCAGCATGCCCGCAAACGACGGCGGCTCGAGCGTCCCCAGCACGTTGAGCGCAACGTAAGCGGCCGTACTGGGCGTCATGTCGGGCGCCGCGTCGATTTCCGCGGGCGTGCGCAGATCGTAGACGTTGGAAAGCGCCATGCGCTCCAGCGTCGCGGCGCCGGCTGCATTCGGTGTGAGCGCGTCTGAGCGGTAAACGAAGGCGCGGCGCACATGCGCGCCGTCGCTCGTCGAATAACCGGGCGCAGCGCCGCCCAGGTCGCGGAAGTTCGCCACCGCACCGATCACGGGCGTCGGCGCATCCTGCGCGCCGTCGCCTCCCGTGTATTCGCCGCCACACGCACTCAGCAACGTGCTGGCGCAACCGCTCAGCGCCAGCAGGCTCACCGTGCCCTTGAGCAGCGCGCGGCGCGGCGGGTTGGCGAGCGTCGCGCCGCCATTGCGGTTGAAGTTGCCGGTCGCGTCCACAGGCAAACGCTTACGCGCCTGCGCGAACGAAGAGGTGTAGGCGGAGAAAGGCAAAGTCATCAGTTGGCAGCTTGTGTAGGGAACCCGCCGTTCGAGCGGGCCGCCGCAACGTCGCGCGTCGCATGCGTTCGGAAAGGGCGCAGTTTACCGGCAGATAAGCCTGAAAGGTTAAAAGCGCAAAACGCCGTAATAATTCTTCCCGATTCGCAGTGCATTGCGCACCGATATTTGCCGCCGGTTTTTATTTATATTCTTACCGGGCCTTTCCATTTACACACAACGGGTAATTCCGGTGGTAAAGCGCGGCCATTTCCCGTTTCAATCCATGCCTGAATATCGGCTGCGCCGCGCATTTTCTTTATAGATCCCGCAAATCCTTTCCAAATATTATTCTTGACGCTCTTTGTCGCGCTTTTATAATCGCCCGTAAATTCAGGCATTCGCCTGGCTATCGTGGCCGTCACCGGCTGCCCCTGGGAGTACCACGTCATGTACAAAGGCAGTGTGACCGAAGAAGCGCGCGAAGTCCTGCGTGCAATCGAGCTGATCCAGCTGGGCGCACGCATGCCTGTGCTCGAAAAAGAACTGACGCTGTCGCGCAATCGTTTGATCCGGCTTTATCGGGAACTCAAGAACGCCTCGCCGCCCAAGGGCATGCTGCCGTTTTCGGCGGACTGGTATTTCACGTGGCTGCCGAACATTCACGCGTCGCTGTTCTACAACATCTACCTGTTCCTTACCGACAGAGCGAAATGCAGCCGGCTCGATGCACTCACGCGTGCGTATCGCCTCTATCTCGAACACTGCGAGAGCGCCGAGACCGAACGCGTGCTGAGCTTTACGCGGGCGTGGACGCTGCTGCGCTTTTTCGATGGCGGCCTGCTCACGCTGTCGAGTTGCACCGTATGCTCCGGGCGTTTCGTGCGCCACGTGCGCGACGCACACAAGCCCACCGCCTGTTGCATTTGCGTGCCGCCCGCGCGCGCCGGCATGACGCGCGCCGCGCGCGCGAACCGCAATGCGCAAGCTGACGCCGCGCCTCCCGCGTCCTCCACGCGAGGCCGTGCCGCAGCGGCACTGGGCGGGCTCTCGGGCACCATGCGCGAAACCGTGCGCGACACGCTCGCCGAAGTCACGCGCGCCCTCGACCCGAAGCGTTCCGCGAACCGCTTGCGCCTCGTCGCTTCAGCGCCCGTCTAGGCGACTCACGTGACATCTTCATCGCGCTCTGCGTCCACCTGCAGAGCGCGAATATCGCCCGCACAGATTCGGCAGATTGCTTTGTAATCCTGATGGTCGTGACGATGCTGAAGACGTTCGCATTGTTGCGCTGCCAGCTCGATCGCGTGCGCGTGCGCGGCCTGCCAGATCTCCCAGGCGATCTGCGCGCCGCTTTGCACGTAATCGTCGTTTTGATCGCGCTCCAGCGCATCGGGCAGCCGCGTTTGAACCTGCAGATAATGCGTGCGATAAAGCGCCTCGAAAACCTCGCGGCGTGACGGGCGCTTCAAGCTCGCCTCTTCGCGAACGTTACGGGACTGGTGAGGCGCAAAGACTTCATCCACATGCGGCGTCGAGGCGTACTTCTTCTTGCGGGTGGCGGGGTCCCGCGGCCGTCGCGCGCGAATACGCGCACGACGTTACGGATACCGATATTGTCGCAGGCGGCGCAAAGGAGTTGGCCGCGGAATATCGCGAATTTTTCTGCGTTATTCGTGGAGCGTTTCAGCTCGCGGACCTGCGATTATTGCGGGCATAAGAAAGTCGAAAGGAGTCGACCATGCAAATCGGGGCGGCGACACAGTTCGCCAACAGTAGCGCCAACACGAACACACTGCGTGCGGGCGCGGCTTCAGACCAGGCAGAACAGGACGGTGCGCAGTCGAGCGACGGTTCGACGAACGCGGTATCGTCCCCAACGCAGGACGACGCCGTGCAGATTTCGCCGCAAGGTTATGCGGCTGCGTCGACCGACGAGATCGCGGATGGCGACGATGCCGCAAGCAATGCGAGCGATACAACCGACACCAGCGATACCAGCGATACCAGCGACACAACCGACGCCAGCGATACCAGCGACACAACCGACGCCAGCGACACCAGCGACGCGGCTGACGCGGGGTCTACACCGGCCAACGCGCAGCCCATGAAATCGCTCGTCTATGGCGCGCTAGGGCTCGAGCGTCCGGACGTACCCGCCGACCCGAACCACACCTATACGTTAGGACGCTGGATCGCAGCGGGCATTACGCTGGGCGGCATCATTTCGCTGTTCATCTGAGCGCGCTGCGTGTCAACCTGGCGCGCATAATGTTTCGGATAACAGAGGACACGGGTGGCTAGTCGGCTATCATCACCGCCGGCAAAACAATCAACCCGTCACGTACACGAGGTCCGCCCGTGGCTCTCAGCGTCTCAGCCGTTCCGATCGCCGCCATCGTCGCCGCCGCATTTGCGCTCCTCAAGGGCGGCCCGAGGCAGCCCGCGCCGCTCGCATCGATCAACGCGCCGTTCAAGGAAGTCGACTTCTCGGACCTTCCCGCCTTGCGCCGTTACACCGCGCGCGACGGGGCGTCGCTTGCCTGGCGCGCGTATCTGCCTTCCGCTGGCGTGCCGCAAGCCTGCGTCGTGCTCATCCACGGATCGTCGGCGAGCAGCGCGAGCCTCCATCCGCTCGCCCGCCAGCTCGCCGCCGCCGGCTACGCGGCCTGCGTGCCCGATGTCCGCGGCCACGGCGAATCGGGCCGCAAGGGCACGATCGACTACATCGGCCAGCTCGAAGACGACCTGGAAGATCTGCTCGCGGCGTTGCCGGGCGAGCTGGCTGCGCTGCCGAAAACGCTGATCGGCTTCTCGGCGGGCGGCGGCTTTGCGCTGCGCTTTGCGGGCAGCACGCGTCAACATCGGTTCGATCGTTACGTGCTGCTCGCACCCTTCCTGCATCACAAGGCGCGCACCACGCGCAACGAGGTCGGCGGCTGGGTGTCGGTTGGCATGCCGCGCGTCGTCGTGCTCGGCATGCTGAACGGCCTGCGCATTCGCGCCTTCAATCATCTGCCGACGATCGCCTATGCGCTGGCGCCCGAGGTCCGCGACCAGCTCACACCGCAGTATTCGTTCAATTTGATGCAGAACTTTCGCCCGCACGCCGACTATCGCGCGGACATACGCGGCGTGCGGCAACCCCTGCATGTGCTGGCCGGCGCCGAAGACGAAGTCTTTCTCGCCCGCGAATACGCGGCGGCGTTCGAGGAAGCCGGCGCACACGTGCCGGTCACGCTCGTGCCCGGTGCGGGGCACATCGGCTTGACGCTGGACGCCGCGGCTATCGCCACGATCGTCGGCTGCGTGAAGCCATAAGGCAGTCGCGGCTCGCCGCAGCCGCGACCGTCCGTATCCGCCAAACTGGCGGAATCCGCCGATTGATCTTCGCCGCGAAGTGGCCCATATTCAAACTGGTGCATAAATCGGGCACCGATTTTGCGGCAATTCGTCAATCGAAGCGAAAGCGCGCTCCTCCCATGTTCAACGCCCCTGGTCACGACGATCCTGGTCCGTCGGAGTGCCCCTACTGCGGGACAAGGTTCAATGCGCCGCTCGCGCTGTGCCCCCAATGCGGAGCGAATCAGCTGGCCGCCGCCGCCCGCATCGCAGCCGCCAGCGAAGGCGCGCCGGACGAACGCGAGCATGGGGTTGCACAGCGTCTGCGCGCAAACCTGGGCTCGCTCCAGGGCGGCCTCGGCGGCAATCGCGGCTACGACGGCGAATATCCATCGATCGACGAGGAACGGATTGCCGAACGCTCGCGGCTGCCGCGCTTTGCATGGGCAGGGCTCGGCGCGCTTGCGATTGCGTTCACCGGCTATGCGTTCCTGCATCGCAGCGAATGGGAGCCGAAACTCGGCGCACAGGTGGTCATGGGGTCTGTGAGTGGCTCGAAAAACGCACCGGGCACGCTCGCCGCGCTGACGAACCGGCCGCCGGGCGCACTATCGCGTGCGAAGGCGGCTCAGCACACCGTTGCCCAGCAGAATGCCCCTGCCGTCGAACGCGCGCCCGCCGCGCCACGCTATGCGAGCGCGCACCCCGAAGTCGCGAACGATCTGGCCAGCGCGCGCGCAAGCCTCGACAAGAACAACCTTTGGCCCGCGCGCAGGGCGCTCGCCAATGCGCTCGCCATAGAGCCCGGCAATCCCGACGCGCAGCAGATGCAAGCCGACCTTGTCGCGCGCGAGCAGCAGCGCGACGCGTTGATCGGCCAGGCGCGGCAATGCGCGCACGCGCGCCAATGGGCTTGCGTGCGGCAAGACGCGGGACACGCCGTGAATGTCGACGCGTCGAGCCGCGAAGCGAGGCGCCTGCTCGTGCTTGCCAGCGCCGAGCGCCGGCCGAACGCCGGAAAGCGCAACGGCTGGATCTGGCCTTGGGAAAGCCAGTATGCGCAGGCAGGCGACACGCATTCCCGTCAGGAGTCCCTCTTCTGGCATCACTGATTCTTTGCGGCAGGCCTTCCTGCAACGCGCCTGGGCGTGTCCGCTGAAAACAGTGCGATCGAACACGGCGCGCTTCGCGCTCTCGCCGTCGCGCAGCCAATCCACGCTGTAATCGGTGTCTTTCATTGCGCGCGTGAGGCGCTCACTCGCCACTAACTTTACGCGCTCACCATGCGTCTCCTCGACAGCCCGCGATGGAGCAAGGTGACGCCATGAATCACGATACGAAAATGAGAGCGACAGGGACGTACCGGCCCTATGTCGATTGCCTGCTCGATGAATTCGAATCACGAGCCGACCGGCCGGTTATCCGCTACGAAGGGACGAACGTGACGGGCCGGGCGCTAAGCGGCGCCGTTTCCCGCTACGCGCGTGCGCTCGAGGCGCTCGGCATCGACCGAGGCTCGCTCGTCGCGCTCTTCGCGCCCAACCGGCCCGACGCGATCGCCATCCGCTACGCCGCCAACCTGATCGGCGCCGCGGCGATCTATCTGCCCGCCGTGCCGGATGCCGGCCGCCGCGCGGCGCTGCTTGCGCGAATCGAGCCGGCGCTGCTGGTGGTCTTCCCGGAGACTGCCCGCCTTGTACCCGAGACATCCGGCGCCCCTGGCACAACGCCGCTTCGCGTGATGCAGGTCGGCTTCGGCAGTGCGTCGACACGGCTCGACGTGCTCGCCCACGCGCAGCCCGACACGCCGCTGCCGGGACGCAGCGCGCCAGACGAACTCGCGGTGATCGCCTCCTCGGGCGGGACGACGGGCGTGCCCAAATGCAGTTGCCGCTCTTTCGCGGCCTATTCGGCGCTCGTGAATGCGCCACGCGACGAACAACGGCGTCAGCTCGTCAACGGTCCGCTCGCCTACCTGTCCCAGGTGCTCGTCGATACCACGCTGACCGCGGGCGGCACGGTCGTCCTCGAGCGTCGCTACAACCCTGCCGCCACCCTTGCCGCAATCGAGGTCGAACGCGTTACCGATCTTCTGCTTGTCGAACCTCAGTTGTTCGAAACGATGGATCATCGCGACGCCCCCTGGCGCGACCTGTCTTCGCTGCGCTCGATCGCCCATGTGAGCGGATCGGCGCCGGCCGTGCTGCGCCGCCGCGCGATCGCGCGGTTCGGTCCCGTGCTCACGCATCTGTACGGCGCGAGCGAGGCGGGGATCGTCAGCATGCTGGCACCTCACGAACCGGCATCGAAGCCGGCGCTGCTCGACTGCGCGGGCCGCGTTCGCGACGGCGTCGACGTGCAATTTCGGCGTACTGACGGCACGCTCGCGGCGCCTGGGAAGCCGGGAAAGATCGAGGTGCGCTCCGCGGCGGTTGCGCAAGGCTACTGGAATCAGCCTCAAGAAACGGCGCTGAAATTCCGCAACGGATGGTGCCTCACGGGCGACATGGGTTTCATCGACAAAGAAGGCTACCTCCACGTGCTCGGCCGAGCGAGTGACATCAGGCGTATCGCCGGCCGCACGATCGCTCCCGTCGATATCGAGGAGGTCCTCTGCCGCTTGCCCGACGTGCGCTATGCGACCGCGTTTGCCAGCGGTGGCGGATTCAGCGACGACCTGTGGCATGCCGTCGTCGAACCATGGGCCGGACGTCGAGTGGACGTGGTGCGATGCCTGCGCGCGCTCGATGCGGCATTCGGTGAAACGGTCGCAAGCCAGGTCCGACTCACGCAAAGCCGCTCCATTGCGCTGACCGAACAGGGGAAGGTGGATCGCAACGCGATCATGCGGGCGGCGCCGTTGCGCGGTCCGGCTGACGCCATCACTCTGGGCTAACTTTCGGCCCGTACGATGACCATCATCGACGCACCCGCAAGGATACGTTGCCTACATTCCTCAACTTTGGAGAGTTGCCATGAAAAACCTTATCGCCACCGCAACGCTCAGTGCCGCCCTTGTTGCCGGTCTCTGCGTTTCCCCGCTCGCGCTCGCGGAAACCGCCAGGCCCGTCACCGCCGTTTCGCCCGCAACGATGACCTGCTCCGACTTCCTCGCCGTAGACGACGCCTACAAGCCGGCGCTCGTCTACTGGGTCTCGGGCGTCGACAAGCTCGGTGTGAGCGAGACCGTGACAACGGTCGTGGATGTCGCAACGCCGGTGGCCGCCGTGGTCGGCGAATGCCAGAAGGCGCCGCACGCCTCGCTTGCGAACAAGGTGCACGAGCTCTACAAGGGCGGCCGCCTCGCGCTGTTCCAGCATAGCTAAGCGTCTGCCGTACACCCGTTATCGCAGGAGCCGTCATGAAGCTCAACCCCAACCAGAAAAGCGCGCTGATCCAGGCCTCGAAGCTGGGTATCGAGTGTATCGACGCGACGATTCTCCAGCTGAAGGCCGAGTGTCCCGACGCCTTCCATTCACAGAGAACGTTGCGCAAGCGCCAATTCCATCACCGGCCGGCCTCGGACACGCCGCATTTCAGCTTCGTGGTGAACCGCCAATCGTAACCGCGTAATGCGATTCCGGCGTTTTCCTGCGCTGGCAGGATCGGTGCGAGAATTGTGCGGCCGTGAACGATTCGAAACATTCAGCTAAACGAAGTATTTCGAACGCGGTCACTCGCGCGCCTCGGACCCATCTGCCGGGGGCGCGCCCGGTTGCTCCTCGCGGGCAGCCAGGTCGATGGTCCAACCGAAACCCCGAATATTGCGTATCACGTCGTGCCCGAACTTCTTGCGCACGCCGTGAATGAGCACCG harbors:
- a CDS encoding alpha/beta hydrolase; this translates as MALSVSAVPIAAIVAAAFALLKGGPRQPAPLASINAPFKEVDFSDLPALRRYTARDGASLAWRAYLPSAGVPQACVVLIHGSSASSASLHPLARQLAAAGYAACVPDVRGHGESGRKGTIDYIGQLEDDLEDLLAALPGELAALPKTLIGFSAGGGFALRFAGSTRQHRFDRYVLLAPFLHHKARTTRNEVGGWVSVGMPRVVVLGMLNGLRIRAFNHLPTIAYALAPEVRDQLTPQYSFNLMQNFRPHADYRADIRGVRQPLHVLAGAEDEVFLAREYAAAFEEAGAHVPVTLVPGAGHIGLTLDAAAIATIVGCVKP
- a CDS encoding class I adenylate-forming enzyme family protein, translating into MRATGTYRPYVDCLLDEFESRADRPVIRYEGTNVTGRALSGAVSRYARALEALGIDRGSLVALFAPNRPDAIAIRYAANLIGAAAIYLPAVPDAGRRAALLARIEPALLVVFPETARLVPETSGAPGTTPLRVMQVGFGSASTRLDVLAHAQPDTPLPGRSAPDELAVIASSGGTTGVPKCSCRSFAAYSALVNAPRDEQRRQLVNGPLAYLSQVLVDTTLTAGGTVVLERRYNPAATLAAIEVERVTDLLLVEPQLFETMDHRDAPWRDLSSLRSIAHVSGSAPAVLRRRAIARFGPVLTHLYGASEAGIVSMLAPHEPASKPALLDCAGRVRDGVDVQFRRTDGTLAAPGKPGKIEVRSAAVAQGYWNQPQETALKFRNGWCLTGDMGFIDKEGYLHVLGRASDIRRIAGRTIAPVDIEEVLCRLPDVRYATAFASGGGFSDDLWHAVVEPWAGRRVDVVRCLRALDAAFGETVASQVRLTQSRSIALTEQGKVDRNAIMRAAPLRGPADAITLG
- a CDS encoding HdeA/HdeB family chaperone, with protein sequence MKNLIATATLSAALVAGLCVSPLALAETARPVTAVSPATMTCSDFLAVDDAYKPALVYWVSGVDKLGVSETVTTVVDVATPVAAVVGECQKAPHASLANKVHELYKGGRLALFQHS